The DNA window TAGGACTGGGGGGAGGGACAGACAGGGGTGCAAGGCCTAGAGCTCCCCCCGCGCGTGGAGCATGTAGTGCTGGTGCAGCTGCGAGACCAGGCCGAACTCCCCGGGGCACTCGGTGCAGTGGTAGGGCcccccctccgcctcctccgcctcctcctggGCGCCCCCGTTGGCCTGCCCCCCCgcgggggaaggggagggggacggCTGGTGGCGGGGGAGGGGGAAGGCCCCGCGCTGCTGCTGCCGCCAGCCGTGCTCGCAGCGGTGCCCCTCCAGGGAGGCTGGGGAGGCGAAGCCCAGGCCGCACTCGGCGCAGATGTAGTGGAAGGCCCTGCCGCGGGAGGGGGGCCCCTCGGGGAGCGGGGGGGCCTTGGTGCCCGGAGGGCCCAGCGGGGAGGGGCACGAGGAGGGTCCGCTGCTGCCTCCGCCCCCGCCGTGGGGCCGCTTGCGCCCGATGTGGTAGCTCCGGTGCACCTTCAGGGCCCGCGATGTGCCGAAGCCGCGCCCGCACTCGGGGCACTCGTGCCACTCGGGGCTGGGGGCCTCCTGCGAAGCGCTGCTCAGGCGGTCCTCCCCCACAACGGCACCCGCACCCTCCTGCAGCTCCCCGGCCGGGCCCCCAGGAGCCTCCTTGGCGCCCCTCGGCcctagagagaaaaggagagacagaaagagagagattggAGGGACCGGCACAGAGCCCACCCTGCAGCTCTGCAAGGAGAGGAGACACGAGAGCTGTGTATAAAGGTGTGAAAGGGTgtcaggaggaagagggagggagggggcttcttttctgctgccctggaaactaggactcaagggagccatgggttcaaatgactgtaagaagagctgttcagcagtggaactctctgcctcggagtgtggtggaggctccttccttgcaggcttttaaacaggctgggtggccacctgtcgggggggggggggctttgattgtgtgcatggaggaagggagttggactacatggccagTGTCTTCATTATTcagtggagcctccgatggcctaggggataaatcggagagttggaagagacccatggacttgaaggttgggttgctgacctgaaaccgtcaggttcaaatcccacccggggagagtgcggatgagctccctctatcagctccagctccatgtggggacatgagagaagcctcccacaaggatggtaaaaacatcaaaacatctgagcatcccctgggcaatgtccttgcagacggccaattctctcactccagaagcaactcagtttgctcctgacacggagcTCCTCCCGATGCTCTTGCCTTTCTCCTCTTTAAGACATCATGGCtgctgcagtgtgtgtgtgtgtgtgggggggggattgGAATGGGGGGGGGCCTGGGAGGCTGCCGTGCGTTTTTGTCATGATCACTCACACACTCATGCCATCCCACTACCAGCCCTAAAGTAGAACACACGGCCTGTGGCCAAAAGAGAGGACAGGATGCGGTTGCCCCGAGGGGGAGAAGGGGGCCCTGGTCTGTGGGAGGGGCGCCAGACATAGACATGGGCGGCAGGGCGAGTATTCCGGACAGTAAAGGTGTCGGGTATCTTGAGCCGCcgtgcgtctgtctgtctgtttgtctgtctgggTGTATCTTTCCAGTGAGGCTAAACCTATGGCAACAGTTGGAGCAAAGCAGCCCTGCAGTTGGGAACAGAGCGGCCAGggcccggggaggggggggggcttgcgcCAGAGGGCCTGGAGTTGCCATCCCCATCGCCCCCACGACAgcacggtttttgttcctgggttatcaatgccaTTCTTTCCTGATGGGTTTTGTCctaaaaatatggggaaagtttaGTGAAttgcagcatagaatcatagaatagtagagttggaagagaccacatgggccatccagtccaaccccctgctaagaagcaggaaatcgcattcaaagcacccccgacagatggccatccagcctctgcttaaaagcctccaaagaaggagcctccaccacggccccggggagagagttccactgtcgaacagcccttctcacagtgaggaagttcttcctgatgttcaggtggaatctcctttcctgtagtttgaagccattgttccattgtgtcctagtctgcagggcagcagaaaacaagctccctccctcctccctatgacttcacttcacgtatttgtacatggccctcatcatgtctcctctcagccttctcttctgcaggctaaacatgcccagctctttaagccgctcctcatagggcttgttctccagacccccaaacattttagtcgccctcctctggacgctttccagcttgtcaacatctcccttcaactgtggtgcccaaaattggacacagtattccaggtgtggtctgaccaaggcagaatagaataagggggagcaggacttccctggatctagacgctattcccctcttgatgcaggccagaatcccattggcttttttagcagccgcatcacattgctaaaaaagccaatgggattcagcAAGACTTTGTCTCTGCGGGGGGGGCAGCCCATCCTGCAATCGCCGCCAGTGAGTCTCTCCGAGGGCGCTCCTGGAGAGACCCCGTTCGGGTAGCGGCACCGCGAGCGAGCGGGCCCGGGCCAACTTCGGCTCCccccccctccaggtgttttggacccgagccggctgttcggaattgtgggcGCTGGAGCCCCAAACCCCTGGCGGGGAGGGGGCCGAGGCTGGCCGGGCCTCCCTGGCTCGTGGGGTTCCGCACACGCGTCGCAGCCCTGCCCCCCAGGCCAACCCTCACCCGGCAGTACCTGGGAGCCCGTTGGCGGCGGGGGAGGGGGCCCGGCTGCCCCCCGAAGACACGGAGGTGGCCTCAGAGGCGGCGccctcgccctcctcctcctcctcctcgtcgccTTCCTCCCGGCGGGGGGCCTGCATGGCGGGGGGCCCTGAGGGAAAGCCCCGCGGTGAGCCTGGAGCGGacaggcagcccccccccccgcccccgccacAGCATCCCCGCGAGGGAGCCCGCCCCGCCCACAAGGGGAGGGTcccgaggccccgcccactcacCGCCCGAGGCCCCGCCCTCCGCCTTCGTCGCCTTGGCCTCGTCTTCGGCCATCTCCGCTGGGCTCCGCGGGGCCTGCGAAAGGAGCAGCCGCCATCACGCCCCGCCCGCTCCTTCTCCCGCGgagccccctcctccccccctccccccttccttccctcccagagtcCCCGGCGGCACTCACCGGTTCCTCCGGCGTCGGGGCGGGGCGGCCCGGTCCCCTCTGGCCCAGGAGGCGAGCTGCGCACGCGCGGGCGCCGGAAGGAGGccgctccttcccccccccccgcctctccTTGGGGCGCGTGCGCAGTGGGAGCCGGCTGGCAGCGCGCCCTTCTCCGCCGCGCGCATGCGCTTCGGCAGGAAGGCCGCGCGAGGGGAGGGAACGCCTTGAAGGCAGCTTCTGCGCCTGCGCGGGAGGGAGCCACCGCTGCCCTGACAAGCAAGTAAACAAGCAAACGCGGGGCCGGGCGGGAGCGGAGCCCGGATGAACCGAGCCAGACAGGAGGGAGGTCGCTAGGGGTCGCGACGTCAAGGGGATTTCTCAGCACTTCTTCGGCAGGGTCAGTGAAGGGTCACTTGAGATGggctgccctgccctgccctgccctgccctgccctcccCCAGCAGCAGCCTGTTGACTGCATTCAGATGCCTCCCCGTGTTTTAGAATCAGAATGATAGAATcggagagttggaagaggcccatgggccatccagtccactccccttctgccatgcaagaaaggcacaatcaaagcagtcctagctgatggccatccaacttcagtcatcatcatccagcatatatatctcatttgctgtgtcatactgtctttgtcttaataataataataataatagggttggaggagaccccatgggccatccagtccacccccccccttctgccatgcaggaaaagcacaatcaaagcactcgcggcaggtggccacccagcctctgtttaaaagaaggagcctccactgcaggcatgtagcggggggggggggggggttgaggggcttcagcccccccctaaATTCTCAgtgtggtccacgagaaggccttacatttattatttaaactgttatgttgattcatatcatgatctgatcaccatactcaatatatcccatatgcatgtggGTATTGGAATaaggatacaaaaggtttgctagggtagaccctctcccgctcagactcagcccccctccccccccaaccaaaatcccagcccctcccgaaacaaaatcctggctacgggcctgctgcaCTGGACTCAACTGGAGGCAGTTCCACCGCCGAACAGCTCAGAAAGATTCCCTAATGTTCAAtgggaatctccttccctgtcacttgaacccatggctccaggcctctccctcctccctggaACCCCGCttctcatatttatacatggctctcacatctcctctcaaccttctcttctgcagctctTTCAGCCTTTGCGATCTGCATTcgaccccttgcctagtttccaacagacctcacaacctctgaggatgcctgccataccatagatgtgggcaaaacgtcaggagagaatgcttctggaacatggccagacagcctgaaagactcacagcaagccagacaagggttctttctcccaccctggacattatgctCCCTCCTGGGTGTTCCTGTCACCAATCCGAATTTGGTGCAGAGGGAGCGCATTGCAGAAGCACAGTTAATTGTCTCTGATTTTGAGAATGGGGAGGTGGGCTTGTGGGTGGCCCTTCCCCTCgccggccctccctccctccctccgcttcCTGCTCAGATGGAGAACAGCCTGCCAAGCCTTGCCCTGGCCCGAGGGATGCAGGGTTGGTGAGGCAGTGGCTTCACAGGAAAGAGGGTCCGTGCGGTGCCCTCCCATTTGCAGGGAAAGAGTTGAGCGGCACGTCAAGGAAGAGCGAGTGAGCGAGCAAGTGAGGATCACAACCGTCTCTGCCTCTTCCCCTCCAGCACTCTTTtggatcaaaataaaaatagcagaGTTTTGCAGCAGTGGCTGTTTGCAGCCGGAGCGAAGGGCCTGGGCCTTTATTCTTCTTCCATCGCTGGAGGGGGAGAGAAACTAAAAATCAAAGCCATCAAATGCCTCTGCCCTCTTGCCCATCCTCAGGACCCCTTCATCTGGCAGTGGGATCGGGCACAACCTTTCAGGCAGCCGTCTCTTTACCGCTTGCTCTGTTGTTCAGATcacatctttgtgtgtgtgtcagtctGCCCCTCCCCGCTGGGCCTCCACGCTGCCCTGGTCTCCCCagggatacccccccccccacagaagGCACTTTGCCTCCCCCTCCTCATAAATGGTGTCCTAACCCTTTGCTCCCAGGAGGCACCCGTTTCCAGAGAGAGGCAAGGAGAGTGAATGCATGGCGCAATGTCTCTTCATGAGCTGCTTCTGAGATTCAATGACGGCCGCGTGGTTTGGCATCTGATGCTGTGTGAGAAGCAG is part of the Anolis carolinensis isolate JA03-04 unplaced genomic scaffold, rAnoCar3.1.pri scaffold_10, whole genome shotgun sequence genome and encodes:
- the LOC134293835 gene encoding skin secretory protein xP2-like, whose translation is MAEDEAKATKAEGGASGGPPAMQAPRREEGDEEEEEEGEGAASEATSVSSGGSRAPSPAANGLPGPRGAKEAPGGPAGELQEGAGAVVGEDRLSSASQEAPSPEWHECPECGRGFGTSRALKVHRSYHIGRKRPHGGGGGSSGPSSCPSPLGPPGTKAPPLPEGPPSRGRAFHYICAECGLGFASPASLEGHRCEHGWRQQQRGAFPLPRHQPSPSPSPAGGQANGGAQEEAEEAEGGPYHCTECPGEFGLVSQLHQHYMLHARGEL